The proteins below are encoded in one region of uncultured Eubacteriales bacterium:
- a CDS encoding conserved hypothetical protein (Evidence 4 : Homologs of previously reported genes of unknown function) codes for MDVDFTRKFSLNYERDQEIKDILTSVYNSLQEKGYNPINQIVGYILSEDPTYITNYNNARTLIRRLDRDELLQELVKKYLAD; via the coding sequence ATGGACGTAGATTTTACCAGAAAATTTAGCCTGAATTATGAGCGGGACCAGGAGATCAAGGACATCCTCACCTCGGTCTATAATTCCTTGCAGGAGAAGGGTTACAATCCCATCAACCAGATCGTGGGGTACATCCTCTCCGAGGACCCCACCTATATCACCAATTACAACAACGCCCGCACCCTGATCCGCCGTCTGGACCGGGACGAGCTACTTCAGGAACTGGTGAAAAAATACCTGGCCGACTAA
- the argB gene encoding Acetylglutamate kinase encodes MSYSHVERAEVLAEALPYIQKYSGKTVVVKYGGNAMISEELRRAVISDVILLNLVGVRVVMVHGGGPEINDMLHKIGKEPVFVDGLRYTDRETMDVVQQVLCGKVNKDLVSTLNRMGGKALGLCGLDASLFQAKVLDEKYGLVGEITHVDPTSVVDCLERGYIPVVSTVAQGMDAETAYNINADTAAAKLATALHAEKLILLTDVRGLLRDPKDESTLLPVVQLSQVPGLVKDGVIKGGMIPKVDCCVEAVRSGVKNTIILDGRIAHSILIELLSDEGIGTMLL; translated from the coding sequence ATGTCCTATTCCCATGTGGAGCGGGCCGAGGTCCTGGCCGAGGCCCTGCCCTATATTCAAAAATACAGCGGGAAAACCGTAGTGGTGAAATACGGCGGTAACGCCATGATCTCTGAGGAGCTGCGACGAGCCGTCATCTCCGACGTGATTCTGCTCAACCTGGTGGGCGTCCGAGTGGTGATGGTCCACGGCGGCGGGCCGGAGATCAACGATATGCTCCACAAGATAGGTAAGGAGCCGGTCTTTGTGGACGGTCTGCGCTATACCGACCGGGAGACCATGGACGTGGTACAGCAGGTTCTGTGCGGAAAGGTAAACAAGGATCTGGTCTCCACGCTGAACCGCATGGGAGGTAAAGCGCTTGGCCTTTGCGGGCTGGACGCATCGCTCTTCCAGGCGAAGGTGCTGGACGAGAAGTACGGCCTTGTGGGGGAGATCACCCACGTGGATCCCACCAGCGTGGTGGACTGTCTGGAACGCGGTTATATCCCGGTGGTCTCCACCGTGGCTCAGGGGATGGACGCGGAGACGGCCTACAACATCAACGCCGATACCGCCGCCGCCAAGCTGGCCACCGCTCTCCACGCTGAAAAGCTAATTTTGCTCACCGACGTGCGGGGGCTCCTGCGGGATCCCAAAGACGAGAGCACGCTCCTGCCCGTGGTCCAGCTCTCCCAGGTGCCCGGCCTCGTAAAGGACGGAGTCATCAAGGGCGGGATGATTCCCAAGGTGGACTGCTGCGTGGAGGCCGTGCGCTCCGGGGTCAAGAACACCATTATTTTGGACGGGCGCATCGCCCACTCCATTCTCATCGAGCTGCTGTCCGACGAGGGCATCGGCACCATGCTGCTGTAA
- the argD gene encoding Acetylornithine aminotransferase, with translation MTHEELKALDGQYTMQTYGRFDVDIDYGKGASLYSLDGKEYIDFSSGIGVNSVGYGNEKWGSAIAAQCAKLGHISNLFYSQPYAKLAETLCRRAGMSNAFFSNSGAEANEGMIKLARKYSFDKYGKGRGTVITLQNSFHGRTLATLTATGQEVFHNYFFPFPDGFRYAEAGKIDSVEAVAGHDVCAVMVELVQGEGGVLPMEPGFVRALAALCAERDWLLLVDEVQTGIGRTGSLFAFQQYGVRPDVVSFAKGIAGGLPMGGILANEKCRGVFTPGTHATTFGGNPICASAALAVLDILDEEALAAVKEKGEYLRARIEGMDLPCLGKTRGLGLMIGVEVLGERPNRELAVELIENGLLVLTAGKALRLLPPLTITMEEIDKGLKIMEGTLQ, from the coding sequence ATGACACACGAGGAATTAAAGGCGCTGGACGGCCAGTATACCATGCAGACCTACGGGCGTTTCGACGTGGACATCGACTATGGTAAAGGCGCGAGCCTATATAGCTTGGACGGCAAGGAATATATCGACTTTTCCAGCGGCATTGGCGTTAACTCCGTGGGCTATGGGAACGAAAAATGGGGGAGCGCCATTGCCGCCCAGTGTGCCAAGCTGGGGCACATCTCCAATCTTTTCTACTCTCAGCCGTACGCAAAGCTGGCCGAGACCCTCTGCCGCCGCGCGGGCATGAGCAATGCTTTCTTCTCCAACTCCGGTGCGGAGGCCAATGAAGGGATGATCAAGCTGGCCCGGAAGTACAGCTTTGATAAGTACGGCAAGGGGAGGGGTACCGTCATCACCCTCCAGAACTCCTTCCACGGCCGGACCCTCGCCACACTCACCGCCACCGGGCAGGAGGTCTTCCATAATTATTTCTTTCCGTTCCCCGACGGATTCCGCTACGCGGAGGCGGGTAAAATAGACAGTGTGGAGGCGGTGGCGGGGCACGACGTGTGCGCCGTCATGGTGGAGCTGGTGCAGGGCGAAGGGGGCGTGCTCCCTATGGAGCCGGGCTTTGTCCGGGCGCTGGCCGCCCTCTGCGCGGAGCGGGACTGGCTCCTCCTCGTGGACGAGGTGCAGACCGGCATCGGCCGGACGGGCAGTCTTTTCGCGTTCCAGCAGTACGGCGTGCGGCCCGACGTGGTCTCCTTCGCCAAGGGCATCGCGGGCGGGCTGCCCATGGGCGGCATCTTAGCCAATGAGAAGTGCAGGGGCGTTTTTACCCCCGGCACTCACGCTACCACCTTCGGCGGCAACCCCATCTGCGCCTCCGCCGCCCTGGCGGTTCTGGACATTCTGGACGAAGAGGCCCTGGCCGCCGTCAAGGAAAAAGGAGAGTACCTGCGCGCTCGCATTGAGGGCATGGACCTGCCCTGCCTCGGGAAGACCCGGGGACTGGGCCTGATGATCGGCGTGGAGGTTCTGGGCGAGAGGCCCAACAGGGAGCTGGCCGTAGAGCTTATTGAAAACGGCCTGCTGGTGCTGACAGCGGGCAAGGCCCTGCGGCTCCTGCCGCCGCTGACCATCACGATGGAAGAAATCGACAAGGGACTAAAGATCATGGAGGGGACGTTACAATGA
- a CDS encoding conserved hypothetical protein (Evidence 4 : Homologs of previously reported genes of unknown function) — MRDSVKGGALTEVTFFVLLAVHAPRHGYAVMQFVEERTAGRLRLGAGSLYGAISALVEKGWAAALEEQDGRKKEYLVTNLGRQVAQAELERLRGLVSTAEQIMEEAEHEEDIQVLRGFPGAAGALAEQLV, encoded by the coding sequence TTGCGAGATAGTGTGAAGGGAGGAGCCTTGACGGAGGTTACCTTTTTCGTCCTATTGGCGGTACACGCGCCCAGACACGGATACGCCGTCATGCAGTTTGTGGAGGAAAGGACCGCCGGGCGGCTGCGACTGGGAGCGGGGAGCCTGTACGGGGCCATCAGCGCCCTGGTGGAGAAGGGCTGGGCCGCTGCGCTGGAGGAGCAGGACGGGAGGAAGAAGGAATACTTGGTCACCAACTTGGGCAGGCAGGTCGCCCAAGCAGAGCTGGAGCGCCTGCGTGGGCTGGTGAGCACGGCAGAGCAAATCATGGAGGAGGCGGAGCATGAGGAGGATATACAGGTACTTCGGGGGTTTCCTGGAGCGGCAGGAGCGCTGGCTGAACAACTTGTCTGA
- the argC gene encoding N-acetyl-gamma-glutamyl-phosphate reductase, translating to MGKPKIYIDGREGTTGLQIYERLGGREDLELLLIDDDKRKDLIERARYLNAADIAFLCLPDAAAVEAVRLIENDRTRVIDASTAHRVASGWVYGFPELHGQREKIRFAKRVANPGCFATGFIALVRPLVELGILPQDYPLVCHALSGYTGAGKKAIAQYEDPSREEELDSPRHYAMGLTHKHLPEMAVLCGLERNPIFSPIICDYPQGMVVTVPLHLDLLTSGQSVEELRAAYDKYYKGEALVTLRPADAPSCGFLGSNNLVGKDTLQIFVNGNGDQAVLTARLDNLGKGASGAAVQNMNLMLGLDETTGLAL from the coding sequence ATGGGAAAGCCGAAAATCTACATCGATGGCAGGGAGGGCACCACCGGTCTCCAGATTTATGAGAGGCTGGGGGGGCGGGAGGACCTGGAGCTCCTGCTGATCGATGATGACAAGCGAAAAGACTTGATTGAGCGGGCACGCTATCTCAACGCTGCCGACATCGCCTTCCTCTGCCTGCCCGACGCCGCCGCTGTGGAGGCGGTGCGCCTGATTGAGAACGACCGCACCCGCGTCATCGACGCCTCGACCGCCCACCGGGTGGCCTCCGGCTGGGTGTACGGTTTCCCGGAGCTACACGGCCAGCGTGAGAAGATTCGCTTTGCCAAGCGGGTGGCAAACCCCGGCTGCTTCGCCACCGGGTTTATCGCCCTGGTGCGGCCCTTGGTGGAGCTGGGAATTCTGCCACAGGACTATCCCTTGGTCTGCCATGCCCTGTCGGGCTACACCGGGGCGGGGAAGAAGGCCATTGCCCAGTACGAGGACCCAAGCCGGGAGGAGGAGCTCGACAGCCCCCGGCACTACGCCATGGGCCTTACGCACAAGCATCTGCCCGAGATGGCAGTCCTCTGCGGTCTGGAGCGCAACCCCATCTTTTCCCCCATCATCTGCGACTACCCCCAGGGCATGGTGGTCACTGTGCCCCTCCATCTGGACCTTCTGACCTCCGGGCAGAGCGTGGAGGAGCTGCGAGCGGCCTATGATAAGTACTATAAAGGGGAAGCCCTTGTCACGTTGCGACCTGCTGACGCGCCCTCCTGCGGCTTTCTGGGGTCTAACAATCTCGTGGGGAAAGACACGCTGCAGATTTTTGTCAACGGAAACGGTGATCAAGCCGTCCTGACCGCCCGGCTGGACAATCTGGGTAAGGGGGCCTCGGGCGCGGCGGTACAGAATATGAACCTGATGCTGGGCCTTGATGAGACCACGGGCCTTGCCCTGTAA
- a CDS encoding conserved hypothetical protein (Evidence 4 : Homologs of previously reported genes of unknown function) codes for MRRIYRYFGGFLERQERWLNNLSDEGWRLVRVGKLSYEFEPCPPGAYRYRVDLVGHLPAGRQEDYRSLLRELGYRVMSKNLNLNWSAGHVRFRPWAKGAGKLSTSPGSFNRELLIVEKENDGAPFELHTAPEDLREYYRYQRNMYATTALLGLAFALVLFYQEAIAGGTAFAVLAVLCGLPVVWCRKRMGETE; via the coding sequence ATGAGGAGGATATACAGGTACTTCGGGGGTTTCCTGGAGCGGCAGGAGCGCTGGCTGAACAACTTGTCTGATGAGGGATGGCGGCTGGTCCGTGTGGGAAAGCTCAGCTATGAGTTCGAGCCCTGCCCGCCGGGGGCGTATCGATACAGGGTGGACTTAGTGGGCCACCTCCCGGCAGGCCGGCAGGAGGACTATCGGTCCCTGCTGCGGGAGCTGGGGTATAGGGTGATGAGCAAGAACCTGAACCTTAACTGGTCTGCGGGCCACGTGCGCTTTCGTCCCTGGGCAAAGGGGGCGGGAAAGCTGTCCACCTCGCCGGGGTCTTTCAACCGGGAGCTGCTCATCGTCGAGAAGGAGAACGACGGGGCGCCCTTTGAGCTGCACACCGCTCCTGAGGACCTGCGGGAATACTACCGCTATCAGCGAAATATGTACGCCACCACCGCCCTGCTGGGCTTGGCGTTTGCTCTGGTACTCTTCTATCAGGAGGCTATCGCGGGAGGGACAGCGTTCGCGGTGCTGGCCGTCCTGTGCGGCCTGCCTGTGGTCTGGTGCCGGAAGAGGATGGGAGAAACGGAATAA
- the argJ gene encoding Arginine biosynthesis bifunctional protein ArgJ (Includes: Glutamate N-acetyltransferase; Amino-acid acetyltransferase), whose amino-acid sequence MKEISGGVTAPIGFTAGGIHCGVKKSSDPGKKDLALILSERECTTSATYTLNRVKASPLYITMEHLEDGVAHGIIANSGNANACAPEGHENAKRMCAAAAKATGLKPEDFVVASTGVIGQTLNIAAIETGVPALMAALKRDGGSDDAARAIMTTDTAKKEIAVSFQVGGRTATIGAIAKGSGMIHPNMGTMLCFVTSDVNISQEMLTDALHSIVPRTFNRVTVDGDTSTNDMCVVLCNGMAGNALIEWKDESYEAFRRALHYVCESLAKQIAADGEGATRLVTCTVNGARSEESAERLAKSVVGSPLVKAAMFGADANWGRVLCAMGYSKAPFRPEYVDVKFRSPKGEILVCQQGAGVAFDEGRAKEILLTDDITIDVALHEGDYSVSCWGCDLTYDYVKINGDYRT is encoded by the coding sequence ATGAAAGAGATTTCGGGCGGCGTCACCGCCCCTATCGGCTTTACCGCGGGCGGAATCCATTGCGGCGTGAAGAAGAGCAGCGACCCCGGCAAGAAGGACCTGGCGCTCATCCTCTCGGAGCGGGAGTGCACCACCTCTGCCACCTACACCCTCAACAGGGTGAAAGCCTCTCCGCTTTACATCACTATGGAGCATCTGGAGGACGGCGTGGCCCATGGCATCATCGCGAACTCCGGCAACGCCAACGCCTGCGCCCCCGAGGGACATGAGAACGCCAAGCGTATGTGCGCGGCGGCGGCCAAGGCTACGGGACTTAAGCCTGAGGATTTTGTGGTGGCCTCCACCGGCGTTATCGGCCAGACCCTCAATATCGCCGCCATCGAGACGGGCGTGCCCGCGCTTATGGCAGCTCTCAAGCGGGATGGCGGCTCCGACGACGCAGCCCGGGCTATTATGACTACTGACACCGCGAAGAAAGAGATCGCCGTCTCTTTTCAGGTCGGGGGCAGGACGGCTACTATCGGCGCCATTGCCAAGGGCTCGGGCATGATACACCCCAATATGGGCACCATGCTCTGCTTTGTTACAAGCGATGTAAATATTTCCCAGGAAATGCTGACCGATGCTCTCCACTCTATCGTGCCCCGTACCTTTAACCGGGTGACGGTGGACGGGGATACTTCCACCAACGATATGTGCGTGGTTCTCTGCAACGGTATGGCGGGCAATGCCCTCATCGAGTGGAAGGACGAGAGCTATGAGGCTTTCCGACGTGCCCTCCACTACGTCTGTGAGTCTCTTGCCAAGCAGATCGCCGCCGACGGGGAGGGGGCCACTCGCCTTGTCACCTGCACGGTGAATGGGGCGCGGAGCGAGGAGAGCGCCGAGCGCCTCGCTAAGAGCGTGGTTGGCTCCCCGCTGGTGAAAGCCGCCATGTTCGGGGCTGACGCCAACTGGGGCCGGGTCCTCTGCGCCATGGGGTACTCCAAGGCGCCCTTCCGCCCGGAGTATGTGGACGTAAAGTTCCGCTCCCCCAAGGGAGAGATCTTGGTCTGCCAGCAGGGGGCCGGGGTGGCGTTTGACGAGGGACGGGCCAAGGAGATTCTGCTCACCGACGACATCACCATTGACGTGGCCCTCCACGAGGGGGACTACAGCGTCTCCTGCTGGGGCTGCGATTTGACGTACGACTATGTAAAAATTAACGGCGACTATCGGACTTGA
- a CDS encoding Alpha/beta hydrolase family protein, translated as MPMTLGIVGAVLLCLAALAGWYLYRNIHYDNGLMMRVNEIGFTEKTEALPDGSVLCYGEGPDNGPALLLIHGQDVAWEEYDRVLPELAKSFHVYAVDCYGHGGSSHEAALYSCRANGEALVWFMDNVIGEKCYLSGHSSGGILAAWLAANAPERTAGLLLEDPPLFHVTPEEIQEGNGAFAWYDGYVVTHDFVRQKEKADFSLYYLEHGYLLSLFGGLREKIIRAATEYRQENPDRPIKLAWIPHAWLRTLLYMDNYDPRFGEAFYDGTWMEGVDQEALLEKIQCPTIYLKANTQYGKDGVLYAANTDADADKVQQLIDGCERVNVKSGHDIHFERPEVFLSACERLLGKR; from the coding sequence ATGCCGATGACGCTTGGGATCGTTGGGGCCGTTCTTCTCTGTCTTGCGGCTCTGGCAGGCTGGTATCTCTACCGCAATATTCACTATGACAACGGCTTGATGATGCGTGTAAATGAAATTGGCTTTACAGAAAAAACAGAGGCACTGCCGGACGGCTCCGTCCTCTGTTATGGCGAGGGGCCCGACAATGGCCCGGCGCTCCTGCTGATCCACGGCCAGGACGTGGCGTGGGAGGAATATGACCGGGTATTGCCCGAACTGGCAAAGTCATTTCATGTCTACGCGGTGGACTGCTATGGGCACGGCGGCTCGAGCCATGAGGCCGCGCTCTACTCCTGTCGGGCGAACGGAGAGGCTCTTGTCTGGTTCATGGACAACGTGATCGGGGAGAAATGCTATCTGTCCGGGCACTCCTCGGGCGGTATTCTTGCGGCCTGGCTTGCGGCCAACGCGCCGGAGCGTACGGCAGGGCTCCTACTGGAGGACCCGCCCCTCTTCCACGTCACGCCTGAGGAGATACAGGAGGGGAACGGGGCATTTGCCTGGTATGATGGGTACGTCGTCACCCACGACTTTGTGCGTCAGAAGGAGAAGGCGGATTTTTCCCTCTACTACCTGGAGCATGGTTATCTTCTCTCACTCTTCGGCGGCCTGCGGGAAAAAATTATCCGGGCGGCCACAGAGTACCGGCAGGAGAACCCCGACAGGCCCATCAAGCTTGCGTGGATTCCCCACGCCTGGCTTCGTACGCTGCTCTACATGGACAACTATGATCCGCGCTTTGGGGAGGCGTTCTACGACGGGACCTGGATGGAGGGTGTAGATCAGGAGGCGCTCCTAGAAAAAATCCAATGCCCCACGATTTACCTAAAGGCGAATACCCAGTACGGCAAGGACGGCGTTTTGTACGCCGCCAACACCGACGCGGACGCGGATAAGGTTCAGCAGTTGATCGACGGCTGCGAGAGGGTCAATGTCAAATCCGGCCACGACATCCACTTTGAGCGCCCAGAGGTGTTCCTGTCGGCCTGCGAGCGGCTTTTGGGGAAGCGCTGA
- a CDS encoding conserved hypothetical protein (Evidence 4 : Homologs of previously reported genes of unknown function) — MLRKQGKFTQEDVAERLDVSRQAVAKWESGDSLPELDKCVALAKLYDVSLDDLVSGGEEETVPILPPKGKHVFGAVTLGERGQLVIPKKARDIFHFSPGDSLMILGDETLGGIAILKTELFLRSIEPLLDAVPRPVKDETNG; from the coding sequence ATGCTCAGAAAACAAGGCAAGTTCACACAGGAAGATGTAGCGGAGCGACTCGACGTCTCCCGCCAGGCGGTGGCAAAGTGGGAGAGCGGCGACAGCCTGCCCGAGCTTGATAAGTGCGTGGCGCTGGCGAAGCTCTACGACGTGAGTCTGGACGACCTGGTCAGCGGAGGGGAAGAGGAAACAGTTCCTATCCTGCCGCCCAAGGGCAAGCACGTTTTCGGTGCGGTCACCCTGGGAGAGCGGGGCCAACTCGTCATTCCCAAAAAAGCGCGGGACATCTTTCACTTTAGCCCTGGCGACAGCCTGATGATCCTGGGTGACGAGACCTTGGGCGGCATCGCCATCCTGAAGACGGAGCTTTTTCTGCGCAGTATTGAGCCCCTTCTGGACGCGGTTCCCCGTCCAGTGAAGGACGAAACGAATGGGTAA
- the argF gene encoding Ornithine carbamoyltransferase — protein MKKDLLKLLDLSREEIVKILDVADQMKYNQKHGLTHNYLQGKTLAMIFEKNSTRTRVSFETGMFQLGGHALFLSGKESQIGRGEPIEDTARVLSRYCDGIMIRTFSQADVEKLAEYASIPVINGLTDFSHPCQVLADLMTIREHQTRLEGLKLCFIGDGNNMANSLIVGGLKCGMDVSVACPEGYDPDPQVLEFAKTVTDCKFELCRKPEDAAAGADVVITDVWASMGQEEEKAVREKAFAGYQVSDSLMALANNGAMVQHCLPAHRGEEITAEVFEAHAGEIFDEAENRLHAQKAVMYLLMGGEEA, from the coding sequence ATGAAAAAAGACCTGCTAAAGCTCCTGGACCTGAGCCGGGAAGAGATCGTAAAAATCCTGGACGTGGCCGACCAGATGAAGTACAACCAGAAGCACGGCCTCACCCACAACTACCTCCAGGGTAAGACCTTGGCCATGATCTTTGAGAAGAACTCCACCCGCACCCGCGTCTCCTTTGAGACCGGCATGTTCCAGTTGGGGGGACACGCCCTCTTCCTCTCCGGCAAGGAGAGCCAGATCGGTCGGGGTGAGCCCATCGAGGACACCGCCCGGGTGCTGTCCCGCTACTGCGACGGCATCATGATCCGCACCTTCAGCCAGGCAGACGTGGAGAAACTGGCCGAGTATGCCTCTATTCCGGTCATCAACGGCCTGACCGACTTCTCCCACCCCTGCCAGGTGCTGGCCGATTTGATGACCATCCGGGAGCACCAGACCCGCCTGGAGGGACTGAAACTCTGTTTCATCGGCGACGGCAACAACATGGCCAACTCCCTCATTGTGGGCGGTCTCAAGTGCGGCATGGACGTTTCGGTGGCCTGCCCCGAGGGGTACGACCCCGATCCCCAGGTGCTGGAATTTGCCAAGACCGTCACAGACTGCAAGTTCGAGCTCTGCCGCAAGCCCGAGGACGCGGCGGCGGGGGCCGACGTGGTCATTACCGACGTGTGGGCCTCCATGGGCCAGGAGGAGGAGAAAGCGGTCAGGGAGAAGGCCTTCGCGGGATACCAGGTCAGCGACTCCCTTATGGCTCTCGCCAACAATGGGGCCATGGTGCAGCACTGCCTGCCCGCCCACCGGGGTGAGGAGATCACCGCGGAGGTCTTTGAGGCGCACGCCGGCGAGATCTTCGACGAGGCCGAGAACCGGCTCCATGCCCAGAAGGCGGTCATGTACCTCCTCATGGGCGGGGAAGAGGCGTAA
- the pheT gene encoding Phenylalanine--tRNA ligase beta subunit: MNLSRKWLDEFVSVSVNDREFAEAMTLSGSKVEVTEVMGEDIRNVVVGQVLALERHPDSDHMWVCQVAVGKSSPIQIVTGAQNLHEGDFVPVALDGSTLPGGVQINAGKLRGVESSGMLCSLKELGLTTHDFPYAIEDGIFVLSDDPDLKDLTPGGDIRGVLELDDHVVEFEITPNRPDCLSVIGLAREAAVTFGSPLRLHNPEVKADGEGSLLDLLDVETPDADLCPRYTARMVRGVKIAPSPKWMRSRLRASGVRPINNIVDITNYVMLEYGQPMHAFDYRYVKGGKIIVRRAKDGEVLTTLDSGARALTSDMLVIADETRAVGLAGIMGGENSEIVEDTVDVVFESANFNGTSIRKTALALGMRTEASAKFEKGLDPMNTLPAVDRACELVELLGAGQVVSGVIDILNYVPHPTILKLRADKINTLLGTDIAADEMVSILRSLDFTVEDDNVTVPSWRGDVAHYSDLAEEVARFHGYNKIPTTLMRGDTTLGGFSIKEEAERGLGALCRSMGYSEIITYSFISPTYYDKIRLPQASPLRGSLKIMNPLGEDTSIMRTTVLPSMLEILSRNYNFRNKSVRLYELGRTYFPREDGLADEPKVLSLGAYGGMDFFNLKGAVESILSSLRISGAAYEAVSDNPSYHPGRCARVLVGGREVGVFGQIHPLVCRNYGVDEDVYCAELSFDKLWEARGPEAQYAPLPRFPSVTRDIAVVCEASLTVAALEDCIRRGAKGLIKSIELFDIYTGAPIPHGKKSVAFNLTLRADDRSLTAAEADEDVQSVLTLLEKELGAVLR; the protein is encoded by the coding sequence ATGAACTTAAGCAGAAAATGGCTGGACGAGTTCGTCTCGGTCAGCGTCAACGATAGAGAGTTCGCTGAGGCCATGACCCTCTCCGGCTCCAAGGTAGAGGTCACCGAAGTCATGGGCGAGGACATCAGGAACGTGGTGGTAGGCCAGGTGCTCGCTTTGGAGCGGCATCCTGATTCCGACCATATGTGGGTCTGCCAGGTCGCTGTGGGCAAGTCCTCCCCCATCCAGATCGTTACCGGAGCCCAGAACCTGCACGAGGGTGACTTCGTCCCTGTGGCATTAGATGGCTCCACCTTGCCCGGCGGGGTGCAGATCAACGCCGGCAAGCTCCGTGGCGTGGAGTCCAGCGGCATGCTCTGCTCCCTCAAAGAGCTGGGCCTTACCACCCACGACTTTCCCTATGCCATTGAGGACGGTATCTTTGTCCTCTCGGATGACCCCGATTTAAAGGACCTGACCCCCGGCGGCGACATCCGCGGTGTGCTGGAGCTTGACGACCATGTGGTGGAGTTTGAGATCACCCCCAACCGGCCCGATTGCCTCAGCGTCATAGGCCTCGCCCGCGAGGCGGCTGTCACCTTTGGAAGTCCCCTCCGCCTCCACAACCCCGAGGTGAAGGCCGACGGCGAAGGCTCTCTTCTGGATCTTTTGGACGTGGAGACCCCCGACGCCGACCTCTGCCCCCGGTACACAGCCCGCATGGTGCGGGGCGTAAAGATTGCCCCCTCGCCCAAATGGATGCGCTCCCGGCTGCGCGCCTCCGGCGTGCGGCCCATCAACAACATCGTGGACATCACCAACTACGTTATGCTAGAGTACGGCCAGCCCATGCACGCCTTTGACTACCGCTACGTGAAGGGCGGCAAGATTATCGTCCGCCGGGCCAAGGACGGCGAGGTTTTGACTACCCTGGACAGCGGCGCGCGCGCGCTCACCAGCGACATGCTGGTCATCGCGGACGAGACCCGTGCCGTAGGCCTTGCCGGCATCATGGGCGGCGAGAACAGCGAGATCGTGGAGGACACGGTGGATGTGGTCTTCGAGTCAGCTAACTTTAACGGCACCTCCATTCGTAAGACTGCTCTGGCTCTAGGCATGCGCACAGAGGCCAGCGCCAAGTTCGAAAAGGGCCTCGACCCCATGAACACCCTCCCAGCCGTGGACCGGGCCTGCGAGCTGGTGGAGCTGCTGGGCGCGGGCCAGGTGGTGAGCGGCGTCATCGACATCCTGAACTATGTCCCCCACCCCACCATCCTTAAGCTCCGTGCAGACAAGATCAACACTCTGCTGGGTACCGACATTGCTGCCGACGAAATGGTCTCCATTCTCCGCTCCCTGGACTTCACCGTTGAGGACGATAACGTGACCGTCCCCTCCTGGCGGGGCGACGTGGCACACTACTCCGACCTTGCCGAAGAGGTTGCCCGTTTCCATGGGTACAATAAAATTCCCACCACCCTCATGCGGGGGGATACCACTTTAGGCGGTTTTTCCATCAAGGAGGAAGCGGAGCGGGGCCTTGGCGCTCTCTGCCGCAGCATGGGATACAGCGAGATTATCACCTACTCCTTCATCTCCCCCACCTATTATGATAAGATCCGCCTTCCACAGGCCTCCCCCCTGCGCGGCTCCCTGAAGATCATGAACCCCCTGGGCGAGGACACCTCCATCATGCGCACCACCGTCCTCCCCTCCATGCTGGAAATTCTCTCCCGCAACTACAACTTCCGCAACAAGTCCGTCCGCCTGTACGAGCTGGGCCGGACCTACTTCCCCCGGGAGGACGGCCTCGCCGACGAGCCCAAGGTGCTCTCCCTGGGCGCTTATGGCGGCATGGACTTCTTCAACCTAAAAGGCGCGGTGGAGAGTATCCTCTCCTCTCTGCGCATTAGCGGCGCGGCCTACGAGGCCGTCAGCGACAATCCCTCCTACCACCCCGGCCGCTGCGCCAGGGTGCTGGTGGGCGGCAGGGAAGTCGGCGTCTTCGGCCAGATTCATCCCCTGGTCTGCCGCAATTACGGCGTGGATGAGGACGTCTACTGCGCAGAGCTCTCCTTCGACAAACTGTGGGAGGCTCGGGGCCCCGAGGCCCAGTACGCCCCCCTTCCCCGTTTCCCCAGCGTGACGCGGGACATCGCCGTGGTCTGTGAAGCATCCCTCACCGTGGCGGCCCTGGAAGACTGCATCCGCCGGGGCGCCAAGGGTCTTATCAAGTCCATCGAGCTCTTCGACATCTACACCGGCGCCCCCATCCCTCACGGGAAGAAGAGCGTGGCCTTCAACCTTACCCTCCGGGCCGACGACCGCAGTCTCACCGCTGCCGAGGCCGACGAGGACGTACAGAGCGTCCTGACTCTGCTGGAAAAAGAGCTGGGGGCGGTGCTTCGTTAA